The Carassius auratus strain Wakin unplaced genomic scaffold, ASM336829v1 scaf_tig00216014, whole genome shotgun sequence genome includes a region encoding these proteins:
- the LOC113096634 gene encoding kinesin light chain 2-like has protein sequence MSAMVYPREETLERPTQDEIVLNTKAVMQGLETLRGEHAQLLNSVLDCAQPPAAQEKSSLLRKSLEDIELGLGEAQVIIALSGHLSAVESEKQKLRAQVRRLCQENQWLRDELASTQHKLQKSEQSVAQLEEEKKHLEFMNQIRKLDEDASPSEEKTGEKEKDSLDDLFPNDDEQGPAQPSGEAAAQQGGYEIPARLRTLHNLVIQYASQGRYEVAVPLCKQALEDLEKTSGHVHPDVATMLNILALVYRDQNKYKEAAHLLNDALAIREKTLGRDHPAVAATLNNLAVLYGKRGKHKEAEPLCKRALEIREKVLGKFHPDVAKQLNNLALLCQNQGKYEEVEYYYRRALEIYENKLGTDDPNVAKTKNNLATCYLKQGKFKDAETLYKEILTRAHEKEFGSVNNDNKPIWMHAEEREESKGKRKDSGPYSEYGSWHKACKVDSPTVNTTLKSLGALYRRQGKLEAAETLEECVTKNRKQGIDAINQSKVVELLKDGGCAGADRRQSRDGVNGPRGDVEGDEAEWSGDGNGGLRRSGSFGKIREALRRSSEMLVKKLQGSGPQEPRNPGMKRASSLNFLNKSAEETSQESNSSLSESRGLSASNVDLTRRSSLIS, from the exons ATGTCCGCCATGGTGTACCCACGAGAAGAGACGCTGGAGCGGCCCACGCAGGACGAGATCGTGCTGAACACTAAAGCGGTGATGCAGGGTTTGGAGACGCTGCGAGGGGAACacgctcagctcctcaactccgtCCTGGACTGTGCTCAGCCGCCGGCCGCGCAGGAGAAGTCCAGCCTGCTCCGAAAGAGTCTGGAGGACATCGAGCTGGGGCTCGGAGAGGCGCAG GTGATCATCGCTCTGTCCGGTCACCTGAGCGCCGTGGAGTCGGAGAAGCAGAAGCTGCGTGCTCAGGTGCGTCGTCTCTGTCAGGAGAACCAGTGGCTGCGGGACGAGCTGGCCAGCACACAACACAAGCTGCAGAAGAGCGAGCAGAGCGTGGCCCagctggaggaggagaagaagcaCCTGGAGTTCATGAACCAGATCCGGAAGCTGGACGAGGACGCCTCGCCCTCCGAGGAGAAGACGGGAGAGAAGGAGAAGGACAGTCTGGACGACCTGTTCCCAAACGACGACGAGCAGGGCCCAG CTCAGCCCAGCGGTGAAGCGGCGGCGCAGCAGGGGGGCTACGAGATCCCGGCCCGTCTGAGGACGCTTCATAACCTGGTGATCCAGTACGCGTCTCAGGGCCGCTACGAGGTGGCCGTGCCGCTCTGCAAACAGGCTCTGGAGGACCTGGAGAAGACCTCGGGACACGTCCACCCAGACGTGGCCACCATGCTCAACATCCTCGCCCTGGTctacag GGATCAGAACAAGTATAAAGAGGCGGCTCACCTGCTGAACGACGCTCTGGCCATCAGAGAGAAGACTCTGGGGAGAGACCACCCCGCTGTGGCCGCGACCCTCAACAACCTGGCCGTGCTGTACGGCAAGCGCGGGAAACACAAGGAGGCCGAGCCGCTGTGCAAGAGAGCGCTGGAGATCCGCGAGAAG gTTCTGGGTAAGTTCCACCCTGACGTGGCGAAGCAGCTCAATAATCTGGCTCTGCTGTGTCAGAATCAGGGCAAGTATGAGGAGGTGGAGTATTATTACCGCAGAGCGCTGGAGATCTACGAGAACAAACTGGGCACCGATGACCCCAACGTGGCCAAGACCAAAAACAACCTG GCGACGTGTTATCTGAAACAGGGCAAATTCAAAGACGCAGAGACGCTTTACAAGGAGATCCTGACCCGTGCGCACGAGAAAGAGTTTGGATCTGTCAACA ATGATAACAAACCAATCTGGATGCATGCAGAGGAAAGAGAAGAGAGCAAG GGTAAGAGGAAGGACTCTGGTCCGTACAGCGAGTACGGCAGCTGGCACAAAGCCTGTAAAGTGGACAG CCCCACTGTTAACACCACGCTGAAGAGTCTGGGTGCTCTGTACCGCCGGCAGGGCAAGCTGGAGGCCGCCGAGACGCTGGAGGAGTGTGTGACCAAAAACCGCAAGCAG GGCATCGATGCCATCAATCAGAGTAAGGTGGTGGAGCTGCTGAAGGACGGAGGCTGTGCTGGAGCAGACAGACGTCAGAGTCGGGACGGTGTGAACGGCCCCCGAGGAGACGTCGAAGGAGACGAAGCCGAGTGGAGCGGG GATGGTAACGGCGGGCTGCGCAGGAGCGGCTCGTTCGGGAAGATTCGGGAAGCGCTGCGGCGCAGCAGTGAGATGCTGGTGAAGAAGCTGCAGGGCAGCGGCCCTCAGGAGCCACGCAACCCCGG GATGAAGAGGGCAAGCTCCTTAAACTTCCTCAACAAGAGCGCAGAAGAAACCTCACAG GAATCTAACAGCAGTCTGTCCGAATCCAGAGGACTGAGCGCTAGTAATGTGGACCTGACCAGACGCAGCTCTCTGATCAGCTAA